CGCACGTGCTCATTAAAACAACTAATTTATGGAACAATTTTTAAAGTCTGATTTTACTACAAGCGTACAGGTCAGTTATAGTATTTAtaatgttacaatgaaacactgaagtattccaaggatcgaacccaaaggaATAGGCGATTTAACAATAACTAGCATACACAATAGAAGCTAAGTGGCTACTAATACGACTTTATATTACAACGATTCATAAAAGATAAgtttgcaagaaaattaaatattctactctaggaactaaattgtaagaaatgtAAACTAAAGGGATTATCTAACAAATGACTAGTGGGGGTTGGTTAACTTCGATGTGGTTCACCAAATCTCGGACTAGGGATATAAATTGAGTAAATTACCAAGTGACTCCATTTATCTTCTGATCTCAATTTTACCTACTTAGACAGATTAGGTCTAGTTTGTCTTTCAATATTGCTGGTTAATCCAAGACCAACAAACGGGTGCGCAACAAGATTACCTTTCGATCTCACTTTATCTTAATATTCCCTTAGGGGTGTCATTATCTAAGTTCTTAGTTTTATTCACATTAGTCCAATttgttatgatttagtcctttgtctaaagattttagtttatccacatctccatcaaccaacctccTTAAGGATTTAGCTACACATGCTCAAAgtcaagaaaataaacataacaatAGAAAACAAAGAAGCCATGAAAGTATTAGcttaagaaaaatgtaaaagttgagatttttatgcaagaaaacttaaataacatgaaACCAAAAGCATTTACCAAAGAAATCTAAAgtaagaaacataaaaggaatAAGCTTTAATAGATTTGAagtaaaataaactgaaatacattaaactaaagcttaaaGAGTCTTGAAAATAAGTTACAATGACTAGAAATGTAAATAAATCTTATCTACAATGTTAACTAACTTAACCAACATAAAGAACAAGAAgtaaatgcagaaaaataaactctaatctaaggtagaagaagagaaaaataaaaaccctagaaaactgtagagaaaaactaaagaaaacctaTAGAAAACTAAGCTAAATGTGTGTCTCTCCTCCTCAAcaatttttggttgttttgaagGGTGTTCTGATTACTTTTTGATGCCAAAATTTCCCCTACACAGGCCTTGTATGATTAGTGGGTCGGGTAGACAAAGGTTGCCCTTTTTGTCCAAGCTTATCCCTTTGACGAAGgtgatatcgcgatacccagaAGAGGATAACGCGATATCTCAGGCAATATTGAACTTGGGGGCCTTCCTTGAGAGGTGGATATTGCGATACCCAAGGAGGATGTCGCAATACCACTGAAAGGTCTCCTTGGTCTTCTATATTGTAGGAGGTATCACGACTCCAAGGgttggatatcgcgataccttTGCCCTAGATGTCGTTCTCGCTTGTTTTCGACCTCTGACACAACCCTACATCACTCAAGCACATGTTAGACCTCTCAATGGCACTATCGGccaatttgggtaaaaaatagaaaaaatgagAGATTTTCACTTATTACCCAAAAAATATAAGAACACGAAAATAAGGAAAACTAAGCTAAAAACTCTATTTTGATCGAGAAAAGCTCCTTAAATGTGTCGAAAAAGCCTAATTTGCCACATCGATTTGGGGCAGATCAAATACCAAGGTTTTATTATGCTTTCAAGTTTAATCTCGTTAGAAAAGTATAGAAATGATGTTAAAGTAAAGAATTCTCATGAAAAGTTTTATTTCTTGACATGTTATTGAAGAGAGATAGATGAAGTGATTCAAGtggtaaagaaaagagaaaaacaaattattaaaggTTGAAGAGATGTAATTACCCTTGAATTCCCTTGTTACctaaggattaaaatgtaaactttGTGAAAGTTGtggtaaataagtaaaataaagtgtaaaataatttgatatgtgaaatagaatattttaaaagaaagctTAATGGAAGTGAAATATGGCAAAGAAATGGACATAAAGTAATATTGAAGTGAGATTATAGTAAATATTGTATGTCCATGATGCTAAGGACTAAATCATGAACTTTGTGAAATTTATGATTGAAATAAGAAAAGTAAAGAGCATATAAATTAGACATGTGAATTAATGGATTAAAGTGTTATGTGATAGGGACTATTGAATTTCACGGTaaaaagtactaaattgaaaagtatgtGAAAGTTTTACGTGTTATTATTtgataagtgaaaatgatgtaGAGAACACGAAATATAAGGTGTACTGTGAATTAAGAATTTACCAAATAAAGTTCTATGATTATTGTAAATGAAACTACAATTGTTTTGAAAATTGTGGAATAAAGTATTCAtgattaattattgtaaattcaattatatttgAGTGTCTATGTAGACTAACGATGAATTTcatggatatagttggcataccATAGAAACCCAAGCGCCTCTGTGTTAATCATGATATTCGTGAtattgcacttcggtgcccATGTTTCCAACACTTTTGTGCTTCATGTATCATGATATGTTCTGTGTATTCATGTGGTTCAAACGTATCTAGCATGGGCTAGAAGTTGTGGCAAGTAAGTTTCGATAAAAAGTTCTTGTTATATCGTGAAATGAAAAAGTTGTGAATCAAACTATTAGCGAACtttataattattgaataacttttttttattagtaGTAGTATTATTATTGTGGAATAAACTAAGCAATGGTAAGATTTGAATTCGTGGGTacttattaagctacaatgtaGCTTAACGTGTTATTTTTCAACACGTAGGTGAATGATCAAATTGAAGTTCTCGTTCGAAGTAGCGACCTCAACACAATTCATAACATCTTCAAGGCATGGGAGAAAAGAggtatgaaataaatttcatgGTATAGAGTATGGAGTGTACATAGGTGAGTTAATGAAGTAAGACAGAAAGTGTCTAGTTGTTCTAATATTTGAGTTTAATGTGTTTTGAATGGTAAATATGAGGTATTACATAGTTTATGAGCTTTGGTTATTGTTTGGAATGATCGCGAACAGTTCTGGTATGATTTGGAGatgtttgaaaacaaaattttcaaggcCCCTCTCCCAAGTCTCGAGACATACAAAATGTGTCTCGAGACACAAGAACTTTGAAGCTAAAAAGCTACAGTATCAGGGTCATGTCTTGAGACAAACCAAGACATATTGGACTTTGTCTCGAGACAAGTCTCAAGACATAAGCCCCTTTGTCTCGAGACAAGACAACTTTGAAGCTAAAGTTCTACAATAACATGACATCGTCTCAAGACATACAGACCTAGAACTGAAAATTTTTAGTTGGCCCAAAAGAGACTTGAAACGAGTTTGGGATGGAATTAAACTTTATTGTTAATCTAATAAAGTTCTAAAAAGAGTAATGTGACCTTAATAAGGGCCCAAATCATAAGTATTTGATATAGAAGAGAATGTTCAATGCTAAATGTAACATTCATTACTCGAGTTTCTCGGATAAGGAGTATTACATTTTTTATGTgcatttatgaaataaataaagtaacaaaatacaagataaatctttaaaaagaCTTCTAAAAGGAGAGATGATTGGAAGCTACAAAGAGGGGATTGTTCTATTTAAAGATAAGGCCTCAATCTTATCCCCATTTTAAGGAAGCTTAAGTGATCAACTAAGTTAAGCTACACATGTTCTGCCTCTATATAGAAAGCTTCACTCTTTTAGTGTGATTATTGTGCAAGTGAGTACAATATAATTCATGTTTAGGAACTTCTTTTAAGTGCAAAAATGCTATGAATTATTTATAAACTGGATGAGTGTTTACTTCTCTCAGTAAAGCAAATTGTTTGAGGGAGTAGATTCACGAGGCTGCAACAGTTGAATGATTAGTTGGATTTAAATTGTTGTTTATATTGTGTTTGGGTTCTAAATTCATCTCTGAGCTAGGCCTAAATGTAGGTTTACACCAAATTATGTAAacattttttggtttttttattgtgtttatttttatatttgttatcAAAGTTGGTTCCAACAACATTTTCAACATGTACGtccatttcaattattttacaTGATATTCAAATCTGTTAATATCatgataaataagataaaaatttcaaataccttttaatcaattaatacactttgttagtaaaatttaatttgaatatataaaccatattttaaataaaaaatcacattcaaatataactcttaaaattaataaaaactttgtagttgataaaataattgattCAAATGCATACAAACATATCTTGGGtcaattattattggtaattgAGAGAGGAAATGAGGTTGTTTCATATTGAAGGCATGTATACgtacaattatttttacataatatatgaaatataaactGTTTCCTTTTGTACAAgatggattttaaatttttgatctGGCTTGAAATTTGACATTAATAGATTGAATATCTGTTAAATATGAActctgaaaagaaaaaaatgaacacTGTTATCGGATAAGAAAATTGAACTACATACTTATCTGAGTCTCTTTCAAGAATGTTAAACTAAGCCTCaataaaaattagatcaattgatcATGATTCGATGTTTCAACTCATATTTTCACCTCActaattaatatacatattacaacaatataatattaaatgcaattattacatttgaagaaaaaaaaattagatcaattatAAGAGTATAAACTTACAAAATATCACGAGAATGAACAGCAAAAGCCGTTTTCAGACATGCGGGTTTGCAACACCTTAATGAGAAATTTACAGAACGTAAACCATTCGACACACTACAACTTTTTAGGTCAATCTCAAACTGAAATagataaaaatgtatattttatatgagACGGGGCATTCAACATTCTATTCATGTCTTCAGTGTCATAGATAGCCAGTAATTTAGCGGCCACTATTCAAATTTCTTGATAAGGGAAAGGTCATTTAGCATTCTCTCGATGGCATCGTCGTCGTGAGCCCGCCCTTTAGTCTGCATATCAAAGACAATTCGTTGCTACAGGTTAAAAcaagtttaacaatttatattaattctTCTAAGTTCTTGCTTAAAACAGTGAGAAGAAACCCAATAAATTCTAGAAATAAGCTTGGCCTCAAAAGCAAGGGATAGCTTCTGATGAGCCATTGTCCttgttttctttatatatatatatatagagggagagagagagaggccattaaaacatcaaaatcccCTACTTACGTGCTAGACAATACATGTGAAAAGGATGCAGCAGTATAATCTAAACAGCATCCAATTGGTCTCATTTTTTGTGGTATAACTTATAGGGGTAGACAAACAGAAAGGCcaaatgggtttttttttcaaacttaaacGGCACAAATGCAAGTGAAGAAGGATGAACAAATCAATTACTATCCAGacaacgaaaagaaaaaaaggagcaTAAAAGTTGTAGAACTACACGAGTTCGATTAGCATTTTTACCTTGATGGAAGGCACCATAGCGATTGCTTCCTCCACAGTTTCAGGACACAGGTTGCCAAGAACACAAAGCTgcataaataaaacacaatatgAAGATTTTTCTACATGGTCATTAACATCCTAATTCTAAGTTTAATGCTTTAGAAAGTATAGATCCTCACCTCGAATTCAGCTAACTGATATCTACTCAGAATTCTAATCATCAGTTAAGGTTCACAATAGAGAGGCAAGTCAAATATCCTAAGAAAAGCAATAGAATATGCGCAAGCATTATCGTCATAAGGAGGAAGTATTAGTTGAAGAGAAAATAATGCAATCTGCTTTAATCAGGTCACAGAAGAGTATTGAAAACATGTTGAAACTTCCTTAAACTAACATCAGCTGAAGTTAGCTTAAACCTCTTTCAACTTCCACCATAAACTGATCCAACAAACCACAACATAATAACAGACAGTTCCAAAAGGACAGCAATTTATAGGAGAAAGGGGCACCAAAAAAGCTTATCAAGAGCAGTAAATATGATATGTTTAAATAAggtctatttaaaatttttggaaacttAGAGGATACTCTCGAACTTGTCTCACAGCATCTGGATTTTTATAACGGCTAAAGCGTTTTACATACTGCAGTGACTTCTCGAATACCCTGTGAAACAAAGACAAAGTACAATCATTCATCGCATCAAGTGTGAACAGAAATACAACAATAAAGGCATGCAATTTTCTATACACATCTTATTAGAAGGTCCTTATCTTACAGTCAGGTTCCATTTGTGAGCAGAATTAAGGATACAatatatgatcaaattaagtATATTGCCTTTTTGCCATCTTATTTTGGCTCATGCATAATCAGTGCTGTTAAGGCTCTAGCACTAGACAACAACAGTGCCTTAGACCCTTTCGGGTGAGGCCAAATTAATCAGGCACATGTCTAGTTCACCTAGGCACACTTTACTATAAGGCGATAAGCATGAAAATGCCTGCTTAATTGAAGTTATCCCTaatttcttttacctttttcatTAGATATACCTTTACAAGTAAGAAAGTATAGTATCAAAATCTATGATTATCTATATTTGAATATTCAACAAGAGACTTGAATCACAAGGAAATCATGCATATTGaccaataaaagaaatatatagaCCGCACTTTAGGGTTGATCACATATCTTAAGctttatttatcaatatataGAGACAGACGCATACAAAAAGTCGCACATATACATATTGCTTTTAATTCCCTTAGGCTAGGGCCTCTTTTGAGCCTTGCGCCCTTGACAACTCTGTTCATAACAAAAGTTCATCTCTTTATTCAGCAAAACCCAAGGAAAAATCCTTCACTCTCCCCCGATATAGGTTTCTGCAATCATCCATACAGTATATAATGTCCAACTAACCTTCTGATTGAAAAATATAGCAATCGAAAAAGAAGCTACATCCTAATTAATCCTATCATGTGCACCAAACAACCAATAAGACAAATAGAAAAACTCTATTTACATGAAACAAAGTACCATCCCAAAGACCAAAAAACGAAAGAAACTTATGTTTAAAAAGGCGCTAAATGTCTTTAAAAAATCACGTCGGCTTAATTAAACAGAAACCCCAGTAAGCCAATTACACAGAAATATTTAAAccaggggaaaataaaaagaccCAATTGACAATTGAGGTTGGTTATGGAACTCACTGGGAAACTTGATTCATGGGATCGTCAGACATTTGCTGAAGCTGCTCATACTTATGCTCGAGAATTAAAGCCACTTCACAATTCATCAAACACTTCGCCTTCAAAAACTCTatccataacaattaaaaaaaaaaaagaaattagcaTGTgcgatttaataattttaaagaacaAGGAAAAGGAGGCTTACCTTCTCCAATTTTGAGCTCAGCAGCGTTTTCTTCCTCTTCGCCAGACATTATTAGACAAAGATGGTTTTCGTCtgaaagaaatataattttgtaaaactataaaaagcgaagatcaaaaacaaatatttgtatGGATTTTCGCAGCTGCTTACCTGCTTGATTTCGATGCGTGAAGTCGGAGAAAACCTAAAATTTGGTTTTGAGTTTCTAGGTTACGTAAGACTAtctattctatatatatatatatatatatcaaacaaGTCCAAATAGGAGTTaagttcaaaatttaaataaataaatagtgaacaACGTGAATATAAGGACCTTCCGCCGTAGGCTAACAAGAAAATTAGTGAAAGCTTTTGTAAAATTTACTTGTTATGAGTTATCATCAAGACCAATAGGaaattgttatataaataaatatattagtatatattataaattttgttaccatataaaatattgttatataaatagataggttaaaaatcattaataaaatatatttcaacttggtattataaaatttacaatttttaattaataatttttacaa
This genomic window from Gossypium raimondii isolate GPD5lz chromosome 10, ASM2569854v1, whole genome shotgun sequence contains:
- the LOC105778034 gene encoding DNA-directed RNA polymerase II subunit 4: MSGEEEENAAELKIGEEFLKAKCLMNCEVALILEHKYEQLQQMSDDPMNQVSQVFEKSLQYVKRFSRYKNPDAVRQVREILSRYQLAEFELCVLGNLCPETVEEAIAMVPSIKTKGRAHDDDAIERMLNDLSLIKKFE